A stretch of the Anaeromusa acidaminophila DSM 3853 genome encodes the following:
- the rpmA gene encoding 50S ribosomal protein L27 — protein sequence MFQFDLQLFAHKKGVGSTRNGRDSEAKRLGVKRQAGEVVTAGSILVRQRGTHFHPGANVGIGKDDTLFALTPGRVSFERKGRYKRQISVYPAEEAAI from the coding sequence ATGTTCCAATTTGATCTTCAGCTATTCGCCCATAAAAAAGGCGTCGGCAGCACTCGTAACGGCCGTGATAGCGAAGCGAAACGCCTTGGCGTTAAACGTCAAGCTGGTGAAGTAGTTACCGCAGGCAGCATTCTTGTTCGTCAGCGTGGAACGCATTTTCATCCTGGAGCCAATGTAGGCATTGGTAAGGATGATACGCTGTTCGCCCTGACGCCTGGCCGCGTTTCTTTTGAACGCAAAGGCCGCTATAAGCGTCAGATCAGCGTCTACCCCGCGGAAGAAGCTGCAATCTAA
- a CDS encoding ribosomal-processing cysteine protease Prp, whose product MIDICLQRNSSGLLWAFSLKGHAKAAPHGQDIVCAGVSALAQAAVLGLERHLRMELQLSVKEGLLEAELKEAPTEQSSAILETMLLGLREIERLYPRYLKIRENRR is encoded by the coding sequence ATGATTGATATTTGTTTACAGCGAAATTCTTCAGGCCTTTTGTGGGCTTTTTCTCTAAAAGGTCATGCCAAAGCGGCTCCGCACGGACAAGATATTGTTTGTGCCGGAGTATCTGCCTTAGCGCAAGCAGCAGTGCTAGGTTTGGAGCGGCATTTGCGCATGGAACTGCAACTGTCTGTCAAAGAGGGGCTTTTGGAAGCGGAGCTGAAAGAGGCGCCAACTGAACAGAGCAGTGCGATTTTAGAGACTATGCTTCTGGGACTGAGGGAAATCGAACGATTGTATCCCCGGTATCTTAAGATCCGGGAAAACAGGAGGTGA
- a CDS encoding L,D-transpeptidase family protein: MSKKKMSILGAALVTVLLCLLGGTGFFSPAEAAADAVRITYAKEFAESAATAILVEKSKHRLTVFHEGKELKTYPCAFGVNPDGDKKERGDNRTPEGRFFVTEKERLGSHPYLGRSWLGLSYPDVGHAERGLGDQLISYGEYQRIVAANEQMALPPQDTQLGGWIGIHGGRDEATREGRDWTEGCIAMVDSDLEEIYPYIRYGTTVVVVR; the protein is encoded by the coding sequence ATGAGTAAGAAAAAAATGTCTATTTTAGGAGCCGCTTTAGTAACGGTTTTGTTGTGCTTGCTGGGAGGCACTGGGTTTTTCTCTCCGGCAGAGGCGGCAGCAGATGCCGTGCGCATCACTTATGCCAAAGAATTTGCTGAATCGGCTGCTACGGCGATTTTGGTGGAAAAGTCAAAACATCGTTTGACTGTGTTTCATGAAGGCAAGGAATTGAAAACATATCCTTGCGCGTTTGGCGTAAATCCTGATGGAGATAAGAAAGAACGGGGAGACAACCGGACGCCGGAAGGCCGCTTTTTCGTAACGGAAAAAGAGCGTTTAGGCAGTCACCCTTATCTGGGGAGGTCTTGGTTGGGACTCAGTTATCCGGATGTGGGCCATGCTGAGCGCGGCTTGGGAGATCAGCTAATCAGTTATGGCGAGTATCAACGCATTGTGGCGGCTAATGAACAGATGGCCTTGCCTCCTCAGGACACGCAGCTTGGAGGCTGGATCGGCATTCATGGCGGTCGTGATGAAGCGACGAGGGAAGGCCGGGACTGGACAGAAGGCTGTATCGCCATGGTCGACAGTGATTTGGAAGAAATTTACCCTTATATTCGATATGGTACGACGGTAGTAGTGGTTCGTTAA
- the yhbY gene encoding ribosome assembly RNA-binding protein YhbY, whose protein sequence is MELSGKQKRHLRALGSALDPVVQIGKGGIVETVVITAKEAILKRELIKVRVLKNSPVEPKEALEELERLTGADLVQVIGRNGLLYAPNPEKPKIELP, encoded by the coding sequence ATGGAGCTAAGTGGCAAGCAAAAACGTCATTTGCGCGCATTAGGAAGTGCATTGGATCCAGTGGTGCAGATTGGTAAAGGCGGTATTGTAGAAACCGTGGTTATCACTGCTAAGGAAGCTATTTTGAAGCGGGAATTGATTAAGGTACGGGTATTGAAGAATAGCCCGGTGGAGCCTAAAGAGGCTCTGGAAGAGCTGGAGCGCCTGACGGGAGCTGACTTGGTGCAAGTTATTGGCCGCAATGGTCTTTTATATGCGCCAAATCCGGAAAAACCAAAAATTGAACTGCCATAA
- a CDS encoding metal-dependent hydrolase has protein sequence MSQLRYYGHACFSWENQGNILLFDPFLKDNPFQIAQPEDIDCHYIFVSHGHFDHLGDAVAIAKRTGATIISTAEIANLCAGQECKTHAMHLGGTFDFPFGSVRVTPAFHGAGIPGGHACGFIVRQGEHRVYFAGDTALFGDMTLLGRLESIDCALLPIGGNFTMGPKDAAEAVAMLKPAMVVPMHYNTWPVIEQDPAQFKQDVESRLSTPVRILNPGETLTL, from the coding sequence ATGAGCCAGTTACGATATTATGGACATGCCTGTTTTAGCTGGGAAAACCAAGGAAATATTCTTTTATTTGATCCGTTTTTAAAAGACAATCCCTTCCAAATCGCCCAGCCCGAGGATATTGACTGCCACTATATCTTTGTTTCCCATGGTCACTTCGATCATTTAGGGGATGCTGTCGCCATCGCCAAGCGCACTGGCGCTACGATTATCAGCACTGCTGAAATTGCCAATTTATGTGCAGGTCAAGAATGCAAAACACACGCCATGCACCTTGGCGGAACTTTTGATTTTCCCTTTGGATCCGTCCGAGTCACCCCTGCTTTTCATGGAGCAGGCATCCCCGGCGGACATGCCTGCGGCTTTATTGTCCGCCAGGGAGAACATCGGGTATATTTCGCAGGCGACACGGCCCTTTTCGGTGATATGACACTCTTGGGACGTCTGGAATCCATTGACTGCGCCTTGTTGCCCATTGGCGGCAACTTTACGATGGGTCCCAAAGACGCCGCAGAAGCTGTCGCCATGCTAAAACCGGCCATGGTTGTTCCTATGCATTACAATACTTGGCCTGTCATCGAGCAAGACCCCGCCCAATTCAAGCAAGATGTTGAGTCGCGCCTATCTACGCCGGTCCGCATCCTCAATCCCGGCGAAACCCTTACCTTATAA
- a CDS encoding C40 family peptidase: protein MKRTWLFGVLLIGALLSLSWGTALAAVYQEGDSGQEILAVQQRLRSLGYAVGKQDGVFHPLTASAVRAFQQQQGLPASGVLDEATYQKLMGQAQSSAVLVTQPPAVPERKAATVAKKGTSSLPPLPKFKEGRPGNSVQETAQQYLGVPYRFGGATPQGFDCSGFVMYVFQKHGVKLPRTADVQYTVGRIINKKTLQPGDVVFFTTYEKGASHEGIYLGQERFIHASSSRGVMISSLSESYWKTRYLGARRMG from the coding sequence ATGAAGAGAACATGGTTATTTGGGGTCTTGCTTATTGGGGCCTTATTAAGTCTGTCTTGGGGAACGGCCTTAGCAGCGGTATATCAGGAAGGCGATTCCGGCCAAGAAATTTTGGCGGTGCAGCAGCGACTGCGCTCACTCGGTTATGCTGTGGGGAAACAAGATGGCGTGTTTCATCCCTTGACGGCGTCGGCTGTGCGGGCGTTCCAGCAGCAGCAGGGCTTGCCGGCGAGCGGTGTATTAGACGAAGCAACCTATCAAAAGCTGATGGGCCAAGCTCAGTCCTCGGCAGTACTAGTAACGCAGCCGCCAGCGGTTCCAGAGCGCAAGGCCGCAACGGTCGCGAAAAAGGGAACTTCCTCCTTGCCGCCGTTACCAAAGTTCAAGGAAGGACGTCCAGGAAATTCGGTGCAGGAAACCGCCCAGCAGTACTTGGGCGTGCCTTATCGTTTTGGGGGGGCTACGCCGCAGGGATTTGATTGCTCCGGCTTTGTGATGTACGTGTTTCAAAAACACGGCGTCAAATTGCCGCGCACCGCAGACGTTCAGTACACGGTGGGACGAATTATTAATAAGAAGACGCTGCAGCCGGGAGATGTGGTCTTTTTTACAACTTATGAAAAAGGCGCTTCCCATGAAGGCATTTATTTGGGGCAGGAGCGCTTTATCCATGCTTCCTCAAGCCGCGGGGTTATGATCAGCTCTTTGAGCGAATCATACTGGAAAACGAGGTATTTGGGAGCGCGTCGCATGGGGTAA
- the rplU gene encoding 50S ribosomal protein L21, with protein MYAIIETGGKQYRVQEGDKVVVEKLAVEEGQEVAFERVLTVVKDGEVLVGAPVVAGAKVVAKVVEHGKGKKILVFKYKAKSNYRRRQGHRQPFTQVVIEKIEA; from the coding sequence ATGTACGCTATCATTGAAACTGGCGGTAAACAATACCGTGTGCAGGAAGGCGACAAAGTTGTCGTTGAGAAGCTGGCCGTAGAAGAAGGACAGGAAGTTGCGTTCGAACGCGTTCTGACTGTTGTGAAGGACGGCGAAGTTTTGGTGGGCGCTCCGGTTGTAGCCGGTGCGAAAGTGGTTGCTAAAGTAGTGGAACATGGCAAAGGCAAGAAGATTTTGGTCTTCAAGTACAAAGCTAAATCCAACTACCGTCGCCGCCAGGGCCATCGTCAACCGTTCACTCAGGTCGTGATTGAAAAAATTGAGGCCTAA
- a CDS encoding thiamine pyrophosphate-dependent enzyme, producing MSDHAMQTHSSTWCVGCGNFGIFHALKNVLASLPANDTVLVTGIGCSSKISQYVNGYRVESLHGRSLPVATGVKLANHHLTVIAEGGDGDGMGLGMGHFVHTARRNLDISYFVHNNQIYGLTKGQASPTTDLGTVTKFTPPPLGNVEKPINIAHTALSMGATFVARTFTANVPHMTEMMTAAVAHRGFAVVEILQPCVSFNAVNTYAWYKQRVRDLKEMDGYDPENQEKALALAALWGEIIPIGLFYKENRPTFDGALPQLQAGPLVKANLQQVDITPLMQEFV from the coding sequence ATGAGTGATCATGCGATGCAAACTCATAGTTCTACCTGGTGTGTGGGCTGCGGGAATTTCGGTATTTTTCACGCTTTGAAAAATGTGTTGGCTTCGTTGCCTGCTAATGATACGGTCTTAGTGACCGGCATTGGCTGTTCCAGCAAAATTTCGCAATACGTGAATGGCTATAGGGTAGAATCTTTGCACGGACGCTCTTTACCTGTTGCTACTGGCGTTAAGCTGGCTAACCATCATTTGACGGTCATTGCCGAAGGCGGCGATGGAGACGGAATGGGTTTGGGCATGGGGCATTTTGTGCATACGGCCCGCCGCAACTTGGATATAAGTTACTTTGTCCATAACAATCAAATTTATGGCTTGACCAAAGGGCAGGCTTCGCCGACAACGGATTTGGGTACGGTGACCAAGTTTACGCCGCCTCCGTTGGGGAATGTAGAAAAGCCGATTAATATTGCTCATACGGCATTGAGCATGGGTGCAACTTTTGTGGCTAGAACCTTTACGGCTAATGTGCCGCATATGACGGAAATGATGACAGCAGCCGTGGCGCATCGGGGCTTTGCGGTTGTGGAAATTTTGCAGCCTTGCGTATCTTTTAATGCAGTTAATACGTATGCTTGGTATAAACAGAGAGTGCGAGATTTAAAGGAAATGGACGGATATGATCCGGAAAATCAAGAAAAGGCGCTGGCGTTGGCGGCATTATGGGGGGAGATTATCCCCATAGGCTTATTTTATAAAGAAAACAGGCCGACCTTTGACGGCGCTTTGCCGCAGCTGCAGGCGGGACCGCTGGTGAAAGCGAACTTGCAGCAAGTGGATATAACACCATTGATGCAGGAGTTTGTATGA
- the obgE gene encoding GTPase ObgE, with amino-acid sequence MFIDRAKIQVKAGDGGNGMSSFRREKFVPKGGPSGGDGGRGGDVILIVDNNYNTLIDFRYKRKFVAPTGVHGQSKNMHGKAGEHLFVPVPPGTLVKDAESGEVLADLTEVGQQAVVAKGGRGGRGNARFVNSMQRAPQFAEKGEPGAERQLFLELKLLADVGLVGYPSVGKSSIISKVSAAKPEIASYHFTTLTPVLGVVRLDDGCSFVLADIPGLIEGAHSGAGLGHDFLRHVERTKIMIHVLDASGLEGRDPLEDFYAINKELALYSDKLAKRQQIIVANKLDLPEAQENYLRLQAHFAKEGYEIYPVSAATGEGLQQVMQRAWQLLKEYREEPEVVDEIKVYEAKEEILFTVSRDDDGAFVVSGKDIERLVAMTNFDNEDGLRRFQRIWRNLEIEEALKEKGIQEGDTVRIRDMEFEYRQHG; translated from the coding sequence ATGTTTATTGATCGTGCGAAAATACAAGTAAAAGCAGGTGACGGCGGAAACGGCATGTCCAGTTTTCGACGTGAAAAATTTGTGCCCAAAGGCGGTCCGAGCGGCGGCGACGGAGGGCGCGGCGGCGATGTTATTTTGATCGTTGATAATAATTACAATACATTAATTGATTTTCGATATAAACGGAAATTTGTCGCTCCTACCGGTGTGCATGGTCAAAGTAAAAACATGCATGGCAAGGCAGGGGAGCATTTATTTGTACCCGTGCCGCCAGGTACGCTGGTTAAGGATGCAGAAAGCGGCGAAGTGCTGGCGGATTTGACAGAAGTCGGTCAGCAGGCTGTGGTAGCAAAAGGCGGACGAGGCGGGCGTGGCAACGCTCGTTTTGTCAACAGTATGCAGCGGGCGCCGCAGTTCGCGGAAAAAGGAGAACCCGGAGCAGAGCGGCAGCTGTTTTTAGAGCTGAAACTATTGGCTGATGTGGGTCTTGTCGGGTATCCCAGCGTGGGCAAGTCCAGCATTATTTCCAAGGTTTCCGCAGCAAAGCCGGAAATTGCCTCGTATCATTTCACGACGCTGACTCCAGTTTTAGGCGTTGTGCGTCTGGATGACGGATGCAGCTTTGTATTGGCTGATATTCCCGGTTTGATTGAAGGCGCGCATTCTGGAGCTGGTTTAGGACATGATTTTCTGCGCCATGTGGAGCGTACTAAAATTATGATTCATGTACTGGACGCTTCCGGCCTTGAAGGCAGAGATCCTTTGGAGGATTTTTACGCCATCAATAAAGAATTGGCCCTGTATAGTGATAAATTAGCTAAACGGCAGCAGATTATTGTAGCCAATAAATTAGATTTGCCCGAAGCGCAGGAGAATTATTTGCGCTTGCAGGCGCATTTTGCCAAAGAAGGCTATGAAATCTATCCGGTATCTGCGGCGACGGGCGAAGGCTTGCAGCAAGTGATGCAACGGGCTTGGCAGTTATTGAAAGAATATCGGGAAGAGCCGGAAGTTGTTGATGAAATTAAGGTATACGAAGCGAAAGAGGAAATCCTCTTTACCGTTAGCAGGGATGATGACGGCGCCTTTGTCGTTAGCGGCAAGGATATTGAACGATTGGTTGCGATGACTAACTTTGACAATGAAGATGGTTTGCGTCGCTTTCAGCGCATTTGGCGCAATTTAGAGATTGAAGAAGCGTTAAAAGAAAAAGGCATTCAAGAAGGCGATACGGTGCGTATTCGCGACATGGAATTTGAATACAGACAACACGGATAA
- the moaC gene encoding cyclic pyranopterin monophosphate synthase MoaC: MELTHFNEAGKAKMVHVGEKADTERLAVATGKVNMAAETLQKIREGRMGKGDVLAVAQVAGIMAAKKTWELIPMCHPLQLSGIDLLFYLDEEEQAVEIAATVQNYGKTGVEMEALTAVSVAALTIYDMCKAVDKEMEISQICLVEKRGGRSGTYQRPQRGE, translated from the coding sequence ATGGAACTAACGCATTTTAATGAAGCTGGAAAAGCTAAAATGGTGCATGTTGGCGAGAAGGCGGACACGGAACGCTTGGCGGTGGCGACAGGCAAGGTGAATATGGCGGCGGAGACGCTTCAAAAAATACGCGAAGGTCGTATGGGCAAGGGCGATGTTTTGGCAGTAGCGCAAGTGGCTGGGATTATGGCGGCAAAGAAGACTTGGGAGCTCATTCCCATGTGCCATCCCTTACAGTTATCAGGCATAGATTTGCTCTTTTATTTAGATGAAGAAGAACAAGCGGTAGAAATTGCTGCAACCGTGCAAAATTACGGAAAAACTGGCGTGGAAATGGAAGCGCTAACGGCTGTATCAGTAGCCGCGCTAACTATTTATGATATGTGCAAAGCCGTAGACAAAGAAATGGAGATATCGCAAATTTGCTTAGTGGAAAAGCGCGGCGGTCGTAGCGGAACCTATCAGCGGCCACAAAGAGGCGAATGA
- a CDS encoding L,D-transpeptidase: protein MKKWLSLLLFLLVLAGVALPAEAAYELRLNVPEYKLRLFDGSRLLKEYSVAVGTPYEQTPVGQFSVFYKEKYPTWHPGSGFVDKTPVPPGPANPLGTRWMEFSRSYGIHGTNKDWSIEYPVSGGCVRMYNRDVEELFDKISLGTPVIVTYETMSLTEKADGLYLTIFPDIYEKRSSTWQAFLALYQPYAGEYLLLRKPEFAAAQETVWTGKVAVRKQALRMGL, encoded by the coding sequence ATGAAAAAATGGCTGAGTCTCCTCCTGTTCCTGCTGGTGTTGGCAGGCGTTGCTTTGCCGGCGGAAGCTGCTTATGAGCTGCGGCTAAATGTGCCGGAATATAAGTTGCGTTTGTTTGATGGTTCGCGTTTGTTAAAAGAATACAGTGTGGCAGTAGGGACTCCTTATGAGCAGACGCCGGTGGGGCAGTTCAGTGTTTTCTATAAGGAGAAGTATCCTACTTGGCACCCTGGCAGCGGCTTTGTGGATAAGACGCCGGTGCCGCCGGGACCTGCTAATCCGTTAGGAACAAGGTGGATGGAATTCTCGCGTTCCTATGGCATTCATGGCACCAATAAAGATTGGAGTATTGAATATCCTGTGTCCGGCGGCTGCGTGCGTATGTACAACAGGGACGTGGAAGAGCTTTTTGATAAGATTTCCTTGGGGACGCCGGTGATTGTAACCTATGAAACGATGAGCTTAACGGAAAAAGCAGATGGCTTGTATTTGACCATTTTTCCGGATATTTATGAAAAACGGAGTTCTACCTGGCAGGCTTTTTTAGCCTTGTACCAGCCCTACGCAGGAGAATATCTCTTGCTGCGCAAACCGGAATTTGCGGCAGCGCAGGAGACGGTTTGGACCGGTAAGGTGGCTGTGCGTAAGCAAGCCTTACGAATGGGCTTATAA
- a CDS encoding 2-oxoacid:acceptor oxidoreductase subunit alpha, whose product MNTYSVMFGGEAGYGVMSAGMMVARAASRNSLWSVVVNEYPSLIKGGLNTCMARLSTKPVAAHEESFQFLGALSQQAFDQNYAKVSPDGIVLYDCEAVKAPEVQGDAPGTWIGLPLLQNLPGDAAKVMGNSALLGAFCALSGFPKDAILQIMNDEFKKENVREQNKAIFEAAFKEAADKCCPASGLFELPIASSKEPKMLLNGNEALAMGAIQGGCRFCAGYPMTPGSSVLVYMADQGARYGVVFKQAEDEIAAVNMLIGASYAGVRSLASTSGGGFALMVEALGFAAQAELPIVLVNAQRGGPSTGLPTRTAQADLLFTTFASQGEFPRFVLAPGDVDECFYETARLFDLTERFQVPGLILTDKYLADSSVSRPFFKTPLEPQVEAGRASEEWLAAQQPYCRYSEAAGCEAPPRAVPGQAGGAYIATSYTHGEDGFYSSGDKEYAAREPETVAAGLDRWYEKLPAMEAAADGLRQYGPDEADLTLFVWGSTKGAALEAMELAKQEGLSVNVLQVLYVAPFPVQALTKALGRVKKSLLIEGNKTAQLGFLLRGHLGYVVDASYLKYDSRAFTPSQILARIKEVLG is encoded by the coding sequence ATGAACACGTATTCGGTGATGTTCGGAGGGGAAGCCGGGTATGGCGTCATGAGCGCCGGAATGATGGTGGCTAGAGCGGCTTCTCGAAACTCTTTATGGTCCGTGGTGGTTAACGAGTATCCTTCTTTAATAAAAGGCGGCTTGAATACCTGCATGGCTCGCCTGAGTACAAAGCCAGTGGCTGCTCATGAGGAAAGTTTTCAATTTTTAGGCGCTTTATCACAGCAGGCCTTTGATCAAAATTACGCGAAAGTAAGCCCGGACGGAATCGTTTTATATGATTGTGAGGCGGTGAAGGCGCCGGAGGTTCAAGGAGACGCTCCTGGAACTTGGATTGGCTTGCCGCTTTTGCAAAATTTACCTGGGGACGCTGCTAAAGTGATGGGAAATAGCGCCCTTTTAGGGGCCTTTTGCGCTTTGAGCGGTTTTCCAAAAGATGCCATTTTGCAGATTATGAATGATGAATTTAAAAAAGAAAACGTTAGAGAACAAAACAAGGCTATTTTTGAAGCGGCTTTTAAAGAAGCTGCTGATAAGTGTTGTCCAGCGTCCGGCTTGTTTGAGCTGCCGATCGCTTCCTCCAAAGAACCTAAGATGTTGCTTAATGGTAATGAGGCGTTGGCTATGGGAGCGATTCAAGGCGGCTGCCGTTTTTGCGCCGGCTATCCCATGACGCCTGGCTCAAGCGTGCTGGTGTATATGGCGGATCAAGGAGCTCGCTATGGAGTTGTATTCAAACAGGCGGAAGATGAAATTGCAGCGGTAAACATGCTGATTGGCGCGTCTTATGCGGGGGTGCGTTCCTTGGCTTCTACTAGCGGCGGCGGTTTTGCGCTGATGGTGGAAGCTTTGGGCTTTGCAGCGCAGGCGGAGCTTCCGATTGTATTAGTGAATGCGCAACGAGGCGGACCTAGCACGGGCTTGCCGACTAGAACGGCGCAAGCCGATTTGTTGTTTACCACGTTTGCATCACAAGGAGAGTTTCCACGGTTTGTCTTAGCTCCCGGCGATGTAGACGAATGTTTTTATGAAACCGCTCGCCTTTTTGATTTAACCGAACGTTTTCAGGTGCCTGGACTGATCTTAACGGACAAGTATTTAGCGGATTCTTCCGTAAGCAGACCTTTTTTTAAGACGCCTCTTGAACCGCAAGTAGAAGCGGGCCGGGCAAGCGAAGAATGGTTGGCGGCTCAGCAGCCCTATTGTCGGTATAGCGAGGCGGCAGGCTGCGAAGCGCCTCCTCGAGCGGTACCGGGACAAGCTGGCGGGGCTTATATCGCGACTAGCTACACTCACGGTGAAGACGGATTTTACAGTTCCGGCGATAAGGAATATGCTGCAAGAGAACCGGAAACGGTTGCGGCCGGCTTAGACCGCTGGTATGAAAAATTGCCGGCTATGGAAGCGGCTGCAGACGGGTTGAGGCAATACGGACCAGATGAGGCGGACCTGACCTTGTTTGTATGGGGCTCTACTAAAGGCGCCGCTTTAGAGGCCATGGAACTGGCTAAGCAAGAAGGACTGAGCGTCAATGTGCTGCAGGTTTTGTATGTGGCGCCGTTCCCAGTGCAGGCGTTGACAAAAGCTTTGGGGCGCGTAAAGAAGTCACTGCTTATTGAAGGGAATAAAACAGCGCAGTTAGGATTTTTGTTGCGTGGCCATTTGGGGTATGTCGTTGATGCAAGCTATTTGAAATACGATTCGCGCGCTTTTACGCCGAGCCAGATCTTGGCGCGTATAAAGGAGGTACTGGGATAA
- the proB gene encoding glutamate 5-kinase, whose product MLNRANIGEAQRIVVKVGTSTLTHETGKLNFFRIERLVRELSDLVNQGKEIVLVSSGAVGAGMERLGLTEKPKTIPEKQAAAAVGQGVLLHVYEKIFAEYGQTVGQVLLTREDSVKRSRYVNSRNTLLQLLAMGVIPIINENDAVAVDELKIGDNDTLSAMVGTIVDADLIIILSDVDGVYTANPQTNPEAKLLSEIAEITPEIDELAGGPGTMRGTGGMYTKIQAAKIAVNAGIALVIASGTQDGVVREILTGQDVGTLFPSKHNRLQVRKSWLAFGARIAGDVQVDSGCAKAIVKTGSSLLAAGIVKVQGDFEQGKTIRILDTNGRELARGLSNYSSGEIERIRGKHTDEISSVLGYKTTDEVVHRDHLVLMV is encoded by the coding sequence ATGTTGAATCGAGCGAACATCGGAGAGGCGCAGCGTATTGTAGTTAAGGTTGGGACAAGCACCTTAACGCATGAAACTGGAAAATTGAATTTTTTTCGCATTGAACGTCTGGTCCGGGAGCTATCTGACTTGGTAAACCAAGGCAAGGAAATAGTCTTGGTTAGCTCCGGCGCCGTTGGGGCGGGTATGGAGCGATTGGGCTTGACGGAAAAACCGAAGACCATTCCGGAAAAGCAAGCGGCAGCGGCTGTAGGGCAAGGCGTGTTGCTGCATGTATATGAAAAAATATTTGCGGAGTACGGACAGACCGTAGGCCAGGTGCTTTTGACCAGGGAAGACTCTGTGAAACGCAGTCGCTATGTGAATTCTCGCAACACGTTATTGCAGCTTTTGGCGATGGGAGTCATTCCTATTATCAACGAGAATGACGCGGTAGCGGTAGATGAACTGAAAATAGGCGATAACGACACGCTGTCGGCCATGGTGGGAACCATTGTCGATGCGGACTTGATTATTATATTATCGGATGTAGACGGCGTATATACCGCTAATCCGCAAACCAATCCAGAAGCAAAACTACTTTCTGAGATTGCCGAGATAACTCCTGAAATTGACGAGCTTGCGGGCGGTCCGGGAACGATGCGCGGTACTGGCGGCATGTATACGAAGATTCAAGCCGCCAAGATTGCGGTCAATGCGGGCATTGCCCTAGTGATCGCCTCGGGAACGCAGGATGGAGTTGTGAGGGAGATTTTGACCGGACAGGACGTTGGCACATTATTTCCTTCTAAGCATAATCGCTTGCAAGTTCGCAAATCCTGGCTGGCCTTTGGGGCTCGCATTGCCGGAGATGTTCAGGTTGACAGCGGTTGCGCCAAGGCTATTGTCAAAACAGGGTCTAGTTTGTTAGCCGCAGGAATTGTCAAGGTTCAAGGGGATTTTGAACAGGGAAAAACCATTCGGATTTTAGACACTAACGGCAGGGAATTGGCACGGGGACTGAGTAATTACAGCTCCGGTGAAATTGAACGCATTCGCGGCAAGCATACGGATGAAATTTCTTCGGTGTTGGGGTATAAAACAACGGACGAAGTGGTTCATCGGGACCATTTGGTCCTCATGGTGTGA